The following are encoded in a window of Oncorhynchus mykiss isolate Arlee chromosome 11, USDA_OmykA_1.1, whole genome shotgun sequence genomic DNA:
- the LOC110535325 gene encoding ribosome biogenesis regulatory protein homolog, which translates to MSDMLPKMAACSIEDVLAKAEQDEAEKLKSITVQKELDLEFDIGNLVAYDKNRIDIRQFREQKKDDFLRSLARDNTQLLINEIWKHPTERVEEVIVVKLPEPTTALPREKPPPKPRPPTKWEEFAKLKGIQKKKKTNLVWDDVAKEWKRRWGYKRVNDGTKEWLIEVPETADPNEDQFAKRNKAKKEKVAKNELHRLRNIARAQKIKVPGVGLTPTAQQSTTDLSRAVNVAKVSTASAGKFQDRLPKEKAPRNTGKKRKFQPVIGNFSSEKQRQLDLLKVMDSKKPRLDVNKAVNKQMREDDREESAAKFRKGGKKGRKGGHFSGKGGGGKGKGGGKGKGGGGKGRAGGKGQGPPGGKKGAGKR; encoded by the coding sequence ATGTCGGACATGCTTCCAAAAATGGCTGCTTGCAGTATAGAAGACGTGCTTGCTAAAGCTGAACAAGATGAGGCTGAAAAACTCAAAAGTATCACCGTTCAAAAAGAACTGGACCTTGAGTTTGACATCGGAAACCTGGTCGCGTACGACAAGAACCGTATTGACATTCGACAGTTCCGTGAACAGAAGAAAGACGATTTCCTGCGCTCGCTAGCTCGTGACAACACGCAGCTCCTGATCAACGAGATATGGAAGCATCccacagagagagtagaggaggtaaTCGTAGTCAAACTACCCGAGCCGACCACTGCACTGCCAAGAGAGAAGCCCCCACCGAAGCCCAGGCCTCCAACCAAATGGGAGGAATTCGCCAAACTGAAGGGGAtccaaaagaagaagaaaactaaCCTGGTATGGGACGATGTTGCCAAAGAGTGGAAGCGGCGTTGGGGCTACAAGCGTGTTAATGATGGCACGAAAGAGTGGCTAATTGAGGTCCCCGAAACAGCCGACCCCAACGAGGACCAATTTGCCAAACGGAACAAAGCCAAGAAGGAGAAGGTTGCAAAAAACGAGCTGCATCGCCTGAGGAACATAGCCAGGGCACAGAAGATCAAAGTACCAGGTGTTGGACTCACACCGACCGCGCAACAATCCACAACTGACCTGAGTAGGGCTGTCAATGTGGCCAAGGTATCCACAGCTTCCGCAGGTAAATTCCAAGACCGCCTACCGAAGGAGAAAGCTCCCAGAAACACCGGGAAGAAGAGGAAATTCCAGCCTGTCATCGGTAACTTTTCCAGTGAAAAGCAGAGGCAGCTGGATCTGCTCAAGGTGATGGACAGTAAGAAACCTCGTCTGGACGTCAACAAAGCTGTAAACAAACAAATGCGAGAGGATGACCGAGAGGAGTCTGCAGCGAAATTTAGGAAGGGGGGGAAGAAGGGACGCAAGGGTGGTCATTTCTCTGGAAAGGGTGGGGGTGGAAAGGGTAAAGGAGGAGGAAAGGGTAAAGGAGGAGGTGGCAAAGGAAGAGCAGGGGGTAAAGGTCAAGGACCACCTGGAGGTAAAAAGGGAGCTGGGAAACGCTAA